One genomic region from Ascaphus truei isolate aAscTru1 unplaced genomic scaffold, aAscTru1.hap1 HAP1_SCAFFOLD_209, whole genome shotgun sequence encodes:
- the LOC142477435 gene encoding protein CEBPZOS-like: LLPSSPRDSRLVVSMEPVAKKILKGIILLEVAGVVGAYALFHKLNVSQDFRYTMNRRFPSVLEVYYKSNEWSGIYGTRELDAETWSTIKK, encoded by the exons ATTCCAGGTTGGTCGTCAGCATGGAACCCGTCGCCAAGAAGATCTTGAAAGGCATTATATTGCTGGAAGTGGCCGGTGTGGTTGGGGCATACGCTCTGTTTCATAAATTGAACGTGAGCCAAG ATTTCAGGTATACAATGAACAGAAGATTTCCCTCTGTTTTAGAAg tgTACTATAAATCCAATGAATGGTCTGGAATATATGGCACACGGGAACTTGATGCAGAAACGTGGTCTACAATAAAAAAATA g